From the Pyxidicoccus trucidator genome, one window contains:
- a CDS encoding IPT/TIG domain-containing protein — translation MPIDLDDLPEIKPGDLITSDLINTLVREMKNLVAGVGNNPVPNLFGRTISDVKNTLAQGGNKLKIAGALDAAGVSVDIGRAENAGRLVVGQIPPPDARVADNTNVFLLIAAVAGSGPQQSEPPVITGFSPLTAPVGTPVQIIGKEFDPVQSRNKVTFDGVTAATPSSDSTRFSLFVTVPTGIPGAPTTTGQQKVVSVVVTTATGIATAQLVITPPPAQPTPSVSSFSPAIGAKLGSTLTITGQNFGSVPSNVRVFFDDQPLGGSPPAPVGVQPATATGTQLTVVIPANLDGFGVTGDRKTVSIKVSVGPMTSLGMGVILEK, via the coding sequence ATGCCCATTGATCTGGATGACCTGCCCGAAATCAAACCCGGAGACCTCATCACCTCCGACCTCATCAACACGCTCGTCCGGGAGATGAAGAACCTGGTGGCCGGCGTGGGCAACAACCCGGTGCCCAACCTCTTCGGGCGCACCATCAGCGACGTGAAGAACACCCTCGCGCAGGGGGGCAACAAGCTCAAGATTGCCGGGGCGCTGGACGCGGCGGGCGTCTCGGTGGACATCGGGCGCGCGGAGAACGCGGGGCGGCTGGTGGTGGGGCAGATTCCCCCGCCCGACGCACGGGTGGCGGACAACACCAACGTCTTCCTGCTGATAGCGGCGGTGGCGGGCAGTGGGCCCCAGCAGTCGGAGCCTCCCGTCATCACCGGCTTCTCTCCGCTGACGGCGCCCGTGGGCACCCCGGTGCAGATCATCGGCAAGGAGTTCGACCCGGTGCAGTCGCGCAACAAGGTGACGTTCGACGGGGTGACGGCGGCGACGCCCTCGTCGGACAGCACGCGCTTCTCGCTGTTCGTCACGGTGCCGACGGGCATTCCCGGCGCGCCCACCACGACGGGACAGCAGAAGGTGGTGTCGGTGGTGGTGACCACCGCCACGGGCATCGCAACCGCGCAGCTCGTCATCACGCCACCGCCCGCGCAGCCCACCCCATCCGTCTCGTCATTCAGCCCGGCCATTGGAGCGAAGCTCGGCTCCACGCTCACCATCACCGGCCAGAACTTCGGCTCGGTGCCGAGCAACGTCAGGGTCTTCTTCGATGACCAGCCACTGGGAGGGAGTCCCCCTGCACCCGTGGGGGTCCAGCCGGCCACCGCGACGGGAACCCAGCTCACCGTCGTGATTCCGGCGAACCTGGATGGCTTTGGAGTGACCGGCGATCGGAAGACGGTCTCCATCAAGGTCAGCGTGGGGCCGATGACCTCACTGGGGATGGGAGTCATCCTCGAGAAGTGA
- a CDS encoding phage tail protein encodes MDANGSRFHLLLGRDDWGRCSSDKGQPLAEAWADASGTGADVAWDALRAEVSLRAELFRFPAAPRDVPPKLEDRRGAARDRYKSFYWIDRDGLAVKVMSSGSRLTSTFWPVAPSEPRAATFGGFGPVVAPSAPAAVPLGGLGITAHHYLVVGTLAPEPGLLVFDLHSGGPPVRHLWPAGVPFAPWDVAATPDGGAVVLDRQHRRLWRLDAELRVVRLGGDSVLAEEVVEVFQPAQGGPPRRVPAVTFPEPVSLDASLPLDAADPISVEVLPDGRVLVLDRGEAGGFLSVYRDGQPEGAPLPLEVEGILQGSGSAFSYALVPHDMALVPGTKDTPHRVLVVGRDGNQVFAFDLHVGEGGALSAVPQPEYLPLRLFGGKALIGVDGGAFYDFADTFVPLVAQRRPRYVREATLRTPVLDGRAPDCVWHRLMLDASIPPGARVTVRTRAANEHADLEATPFIEEPTPYKRGRGSELPYVAGATSGHRGTFEVLFQRAKGRYAQVELTLHGGGATTPRIHALRAWYPRFSYLAQYLPGLYRQDAESASFLDRFLANVEGLFTSLEDRIAAAQVLFDARGAPPEALDWLSSWFGVAMDPAWDETRRRLFLRHTLDFFQWRGTPRGLIMALRVALDECPDDTIFTEETEPTRARFRIVERFRSARTPFITPPESTVSDGIHVVTTATTQRWEPSQGRAQLVDRYRAALQAAGVTATVDSFPLREPAGATASSVWRSFCMEALGFIPAATVATTSVWREFLLRRYRNVTALNAAHLTSLADFTQAALPVVLPDDGPAQTDWYHFETVVLPVRAAAHRFTVVLPVPKGSAAEEQRTRLEQAMRVVAVEKPAHTVFDVKFYWAMFRVGEARLGVDTLIDLGSRAPELMPAMQLGREYLAESHLAPRPPQDAKDRQILGRDALGRRETHGSDTL; translated from the coding sequence ATGGACGCCAACGGCTCCCGCTTCCACCTGCTGCTCGGCCGCGACGACTGGGGCCGCTGCTCCTCCGACAAGGGGCAGCCCCTGGCCGAGGCGTGGGCCGACGCATCCGGCACCGGCGCGGACGTGGCCTGGGATGCCCTGCGCGCGGAGGTGTCCCTGCGCGCCGAGCTGTTCCGCTTTCCCGCCGCGCCCCGCGACGTGCCGCCGAAGCTGGAGGACCGGCGCGGCGCCGCGAGGGACCGCTACAAGAGCTTCTACTGGATTGACCGTGACGGGCTCGCCGTGAAGGTGATGTCCAGCGGCTCGCGGCTCACCAGCACCTTCTGGCCGGTGGCGCCCTCTGAGCCCCGCGCGGCGACGTTCGGCGGCTTCGGCCCGGTGGTGGCTCCGTCCGCTCCGGCGGCGGTGCCGCTGGGCGGACTGGGCATCACCGCGCACCACTACCTCGTGGTGGGGACGCTCGCGCCCGAGCCGGGGCTGCTGGTGTTCGACCTGCACTCCGGCGGCCCGCCGGTGCGGCACCTATGGCCCGCGGGAGTGCCCTTCGCACCGTGGGACGTCGCGGCCACGCCGGACGGCGGCGCGGTGGTGCTGGACCGGCAGCACCGCCGCCTGTGGCGCCTGGACGCGGAGCTGCGCGTGGTGCGCCTGGGCGGCGACTCCGTGCTGGCCGAGGAGGTGGTGGAGGTCTTCCAGCCGGCGCAGGGCGGCCCGCCGCGTCGCGTGCCCGCCGTCACCTTCCCCGAGCCGGTGTCGCTGGACGCGTCGCTGCCGCTGGATGCGGCGGACCCCATCTCCGTGGAGGTGCTGCCCGACGGCCGCGTGCTGGTGCTGGACCGGGGCGAGGCCGGCGGCTTCCTGAGCGTGTACCGCGACGGCCAGCCCGAGGGAGCGCCGCTGCCGCTGGAGGTGGAGGGCATCCTCCAGGGCTCCGGCTCCGCGTTCAGCTACGCGCTGGTGCCGCATGACATGGCCCTGGTGCCCGGGACGAAGGACACGCCCCACCGCGTGCTCGTCGTGGGCCGTGACGGCAACCAGGTGTTCGCCTTCGACCTGCATGTGGGCGAAGGCGGCGCACTGTCCGCCGTGCCCCAGCCGGAGTACCTGCCGCTGCGCTTGTTTGGCGGCAAGGCGCTCATCGGCGTGGACGGCGGCGCGTTCTACGACTTCGCCGACACCTTCGTGCCCCTGGTGGCCCAGCGCCGGCCCCGCTACGTGCGCGAGGCCACCCTGCGCACGCCGGTGCTGGACGGCCGCGCGCCCGACTGCGTGTGGCACCGGCTGATGCTGGACGCGTCCATTCCCCCCGGCGCCCGCGTCACCGTGCGCACCCGCGCGGCCAACGAGCATGCGGACCTGGAGGCCACGCCCTTCATCGAGGAGCCCACGCCGTACAAGCGCGGCCGAGGCTCGGAGCTGCCGTACGTGGCCGGCGCCACGAGTGGGCACCGGGGCACCTTCGAGGTGCTCTTCCAGCGGGCGAAGGGGCGCTACGCGCAGGTGGAGCTGACGCTGCACGGCGGCGGAGCCACCACGCCTCGCATCCACGCCCTGCGCGCGTGGTACCCGCGCTTCTCCTACCTGGCGCAGTACCTGCCGGGCCTGTACCGGCAGGACGCCGAGTCCGCGAGCTTCCTGGACCGGTTCCTCGCCAACGTGGAGGGGCTGTTCACCTCGCTCGAGGACCGCATCGCCGCCGCGCAGGTGCTGTTCGACGCGCGGGGCGCTCCGCCCGAAGCCCTGGACTGGCTGTCGTCCTGGTTCGGCGTGGCCATGGACCCGGCCTGGGACGAGACGCGGCGGCGGCTGTTCCTGCGCCACACGCTGGACTTCTTCCAGTGGAGGGGCACGCCGCGCGGGCTCATCATGGCCCTGCGCGTGGCGCTGGACGAGTGCCCGGACGACACCATCTTCACCGAGGAGACGGAGCCCACCCGCGCCCGCTTCCGCATCGTCGAGCGTTTCCGCTCGGCGCGCACGCCCTTCATCACCCCGCCCGAGTCCACCGTGTCGGACGGCATCCACGTCGTCACCACCGCCACGACTCAGCGCTGGGAGCCCTCGCAGGGACGCGCGCAGCTGGTGGACCGCTACCGCGCGGCCCTGCAGGCGGCGGGCGTGACGGCGACGGTGGACAGCTTCCCCCTGCGCGAGCCGGCGGGAGCGACGGCTTCCTCCGTCTGGCGTTCCTTCTGCATGGAGGCGCTGGGCTTCATTCCGGCGGCGACCGTCGCGACCACCTCGGTGTGGCGGGAGTTCCTGCTGCGGCGCTACCGCAACGTCACCGCCCTCAACGCGGCGCACCTGACGTCCCTGGCGGACTTCACGCAGGCCGCGCTGCCCGTGGTGCTGCCGGACGACGGCCCGGCGCAGACGGACTGGTACCACTTCGAGACGGTGGTGCTGCCGGTGCGCGCCGCGGCCCACCGCTTCACGGTGGTGCTGCCGGTGCCCAAGGGCAGCGCGGCGGAGGAGCAGCGTACGCGGCTGGAGCAGGCGATGCGGGTGGTGGCGGTGGAGAAGCCAGCCCACACCGTGTTCGACGTGAAGTTCTACTGGGCCATGTTCCGCGTCGGCGAAGCCCGCCTGGGCGTGGACACCCTGATTGACCTGGGCAGCCGTGCCCCCGAGCTGATGCCCGCCATGCAGCTCGGCCGCGAGTACCTGGCGGAAAGCCATCTGGCCCCGAGACCCCCACAGGATGCCAAGGACCGGCAGATCCTGGGACGGGACGCGCTCGGGCGCCGTGAGACCCACGGGAGCGACACCCTATGA
- a CDS encoding collagen-like triple helix repeat-containing protein codes for MSTFTSTSVPRAAADPTKHVNYVLGMVLGVDDFNQEFAWLSERDRWLARDLLGYGTAWGLAVTSGLGTRGPEVRVSPGVALTPRGQLVRVTPSQCASLNDWLKANREAVDPHVSATDLLRLWVVLCYRECLTDMVPVPGEPCRSEDDSMAPSRVTDDFRLELRLGRPAQPEEDAVRDFMRWLQGHIQGASDPSSSISMEAFLKAIRDAAVTGSPPSSPLSPPAPNSPLDPMMDASPPGPLLIYTEDMERYLRAALRLWVTELRALWRPNWLGAAHGCTSPVTPEPASDGDCVMLAEVEVALVKSEVAGDWLVDDDPGAIRLLEEDRPFVLHLRMLQEMLLSIAAAGGGGGGAGPAGPQGPQGLKGDKGDPGNPGVKGDKGDPGSPGVKGDKGDPGNPGVKGDKGDKGDPGNTGAQGPQGDPGEPFPWVVRRPENPDLGNYHIVAAGIVPLRDEDPGTTYNGLRCVGIVDDGTAYFTFNDCVFKPEEYVYIVKAMMVQHPEFPHLDSVTFGGFPEGDDSSVFALHFWDMPNQQYANPGDLEQLEVVIEVSQYFRFPQG; via the coding sequence ATGAGCACCTTCACTTCCACGTCAGTACCGCGCGCCGCCGCCGACCCCACCAAGCACGTCAACTACGTGCTGGGGATGGTGCTGGGCGTGGACGACTTCAATCAGGAGTTCGCCTGGCTGTCCGAGCGGGACAGGTGGCTCGCCCGCGATTTGCTCGGCTACGGCACCGCCTGGGGCCTGGCCGTGACGTCCGGCCTTGGCACCCGGGGCCCGGAGGTGCGGGTGTCGCCCGGCGTGGCGCTCACCCCGCGGGGTCAGCTCGTCCGGGTGACGCCCTCGCAGTGCGCGTCACTGAATGACTGGCTGAAGGCGAACCGCGAGGCCGTGGACCCGCACGTCTCCGCGACGGACCTCCTGCGGCTGTGGGTGGTGCTCTGCTACCGCGAGTGCCTCACCGACATGGTGCCCGTCCCCGGGGAGCCGTGCCGCAGTGAGGACGACTCCATGGCGCCCTCGCGCGTCACGGACGACTTCCGGCTGGAGCTGCGCCTGGGGCGTCCCGCCCAGCCTGAAGAGGACGCCGTCCGCGATTTCATGCGCTGGCTGCAAGGCCACATCCAGGGGGCAAGCGACCCTTCCAGCTCCATCTCCATGGAAGCCTTCCTCAAGGCCATCCGCGACGCGGCGGTGACCGGCTCGCCGCCGTCGTCGCCGCTTTCTCCCCCCGCCCCGAACAGTCCGCTGGACCCGATGATGGACGCGTCCCCGCCCGGGCCGCTCCTCATCTACACGGAGGACATGGAGCGGTACCTGCGCGCCGCCCTGCGGCTGTGGGTGACGGAGCTGCGCGCGCTGTGGCGGCCCAACTGGCTGGGCGCGGCGCACGGCTGCACTTCCCCCGTCACGCCGGAGCCCGCGAGCGACGGCGACTGCGTGATGCTGGCCGAGGTGGAGGTGGCGCTGGTGAAGTCCGAAGTGGCCGGCGACTGGCTGGTGGATGACGACCCCGGCGCCATCCGCCTCCTCGAGGAGGACCGGCCCTTCGTCCTTCACCTGCGGATGCTCCAGGAGATGCTCCTGTCCATTGCCGCGGCCGGCGGCGGCGGCGGTGGCGCGGGCCCGGCGGGTCCCCAGGGGCCCCAGGGGTTGAAGGGCGACAAGGGCGACCCCGGCAACCCGGGTGTGAAGGGCGACAAGGGCGACCCCGGCAGCCCGGGTGTGAAGGGCGACAAGGGTGACCCCGGCAACCCGGGTGTGAAGGGCGACAAGGGTGACAAGGGCGACCCCGGCAACACGGGCGCGCAGGGTCCGCAGGGCGACCCGGGAGAACCCTTCCCGTGGGTGGTGCGGCGCCCCGAGAACCCGGACCTGGGCAACTACCACATCGTGGCAGCGGGCATCGTCCCCCTCCGGGACGAGGACCCCGGCACCACCTACAACGGCCTGCGGTGCGTCGGCATCGTGGATGACGGGACGGCCTACTTCACCTTCAACGACTGCGTCTTCAAGCCCGAGGAGTACGTCTACATCGTCAAGGCGATGATGGTGCAGCACCCGGAGTTCCCCCACCTGGACTCCGTCACCTTCGGCGGCTTCCCCGAAGGGGATGACTCCTCTGTGTTCGCCCTCCACTTCTGGGACATGCCGAACCAGCAGTACGCCAATCCCGGCGACCTCGAGCAGCTCGAGGTGGTCATCGAAGTCAGCCAGTACTTCCGCTTCCCTCAGGGGTGA
- a CDS encoding VWA domain-containing protein, with protein sequence MTHRHALFLSLLCCLLLPGLASQAAEQTFAYKLPHVLAPAQPVSLVRVELSLYDDFAPGQDVGGVVTGARFTVRDGGGDELGTFPAMDGAHTLSNGDQITLRGVGTETVFLRHHVYSLYAAPNTDPCALNGSATDSEYQYTLTGWTGISTYRMTGYSAASVDSCTCSKRRVKNGMNWTEVPPGDNLGRFPMDIALVVDRSGSMSSSVTQGMSRWMGLRSAVAQFIAQWKLEGMPRQTGAVDPKLGTDRLGLFLFGSNVVSEGFRERGLDGNEWNEFTDALDRPEYPSGQTAMGAGLEAAFSEHSQLGSENDLTVVLMTDGMQNVQPLVKQGLNGHMSIVYPGTDIDLTNKCTPILTIPVGNVGAPWTEDLERLSQQTAGTTQLTLPSQIGPSFISSLVDALKGNTPSLALQEQRTMPPGGGTHLHPVTLDSSVENAIVVLGWVGNPNLVEGALSVRLLDPNGNEAPTVANEDGFLFSALRVDLPDSGPPGVWTVEVNGGASVGVPYNVSVIAEESVLDFVVRVVGEQHPAGEPLEVEAVVSVDGEPADPGDYQVSVEVEGPVESLGTVMSEYGGGYPDDLANDRTAYEWKLDDLLEGDEDFAARTALYPRVELPLTPVGGGRFQLPYTDTSIPGRYRFRVVVTGPDELRRVETLEAHVVVLPDVSATATGGEPEGDDRFVIHFTPRDLEYRRLGPGYENTVRVFVDWQELTPSTDTGEGVGYSLWDNEQMGTYTLRLWGVNYTAHLSVWMGGAVVLDNSIAFILENPQDLRNATPADQTAKQRSEAEPLPGRKCGASGGLLGLFLALPLLGWWRIPRKPYRAPHKRSTE encoded by the coding sequence ATGACCCACCGCCACGCGCTGTTCCTCTCACTCCTCTGCTGTCTGCTGTTGCCGGGCCTCGCGAGCCAGGCGGCAGAGCAGACGTTCGCCTACAAACTGCCGCACGTGCTTGCCCCCGCGCAGCCTGTGTCGCTGGTCAGGGTGGAGCTCTCGCTGTACGACGACTTCGCGCCCGGACAGGACGTTGGGGGCGTTGTCACCGGGGCACGCTTCACCGTCCGGGACGGGGGGGGCGATGAACTGGGGACCTTCCCCGCCATGGACGGGGCGCACACCCTGTCGAACGGCGATCAAATCACCCTCCGGGGAGTCGGCACCGAGACGGTATTCCTGAGACACCATGTGTACAGCCTCTACGCGGCCCCGAACACCGACCCCTGTGCGCTCAACGGGAGCGCGACGGACTCGGAATACCAGTACACGCTCACCGGCTGGACGGGCATCTCCACCTACCGGATGACGGGGTACTCAGCGGCCTCCGTGGACAGCTGCACCTGCTCCAAGCGCCGCGTGAAGAACGGCATGAATTGGACCGAGGTGCCTCCCGGCGACAACCTGGGCCGGTTCCCGATGGACATCGCGCTGGTGGTGGACCGCTCGGGGAGCATGTCCAGCTCCGTCACCCAGGGCATGTCACGCTGGATGGGCCTGCGCTCCGCCGTGGCCCAGTTCATTGCCCAGTGGAAGCTGGAGGGAATGCCGCGCCAGACGGGCGCAGTGGATCCGAAGCTGGGCACGGACCGGCTCGGGCTCTTCCTGTTCGGCTCGAACGTGGTGTCAGAAGGCTTCCGGGAGCGGGGGTTGGACGGCAACGAATGGAATGAGTTCACCGATGCCTTGGATCGGCCGGAGTACCCGAGTGGACAGACCGCGATGGGCGCCGGACTGGAGGCGGCCTTCAGCGAGCACAGCCAGCTCGGCAGCGAGAATGACCTGACGGTGGTGCTGATGACGGATGGCATGCAGAACGTCCAGCCCCTGGTGAAGCAGGGCCTGAACGGCCACATGTCGATCGTGTACCCGGGCACGGACATCGACCTCACCAACAAGTGCACGCCCATCCTCACCATCCCCGTGGGGAACGTCGGGGCCCCGTGGACCGAGGACCTGGAGCGGCTCTCGCAGCAGACGGCTGGGACGACGCAGCTCACCCTTCCGAGCCAGATTGGCCCGAGCTTCATCTCCAGCCTGGTGGATGCGCTCAAGGGCAACACCCCGTCCCTGGCGCTGCAGGAGCAGCGGACGATGCCGCCAGGTGGGGGCACGCACCTCCATCCGGTGACGCTGGACTCGTCGGTGGAGAACGCCATCGTCGTGCTCGGTTGGGTTGGGAATCCCAACCTGGTGGAAGGTGCGCTGTCGGTGCGCCTGCTGGACCCGAATGGGAACGAGGCGCCGACGGTGGCCAACGAGGACGGCTTCCTCTTCTCGGCCCTGCGGGTGGACCTGCCGGACAGCGGCCCGCCCGGCGTGTGGACGGTGGAGGTGAACGGCGGCGCGTCTGTGGGCGTGCCGTACAACGTCTCCGTCATCGCCGAGGAGTCGGTGCTCGACTTCGTCGTGCGCGTCGTCGGGGAGCAACACCCGGCGGGCGAGCCGCTCGAGGTTGAGGCGGTGGTCAGCGTGGATGGAGAGCCGGCCGACCCGGGCGACTACCAGGTGTCCGTGGAGGTGGAGGGGCCCGTGGAGTCGCTGGGGACGGTGATGAGCGAGTACGGCGGCGGCTACCCGGATGACCTGGCGAATGACCGGACCGCCTACGAATGGAAGCTCGACGACCTCCTGGAAGGTGATGAGGACTTCGCGGCGCGGACCGCGCTGTACCCGCGCGTGGAGCTCCCGCTGACGCCGGTGGGTGGCGGACGCTTCCAGCTCCCCTACACGGACACGTCCATCCCCGGCCGGTACCGCTTCCGCGTCGTGGTGACGGGGCCGGATGAGCTGCGGCGCGTGGAGACGCTGGAGGCCCACGTGGTGGTGCTGCCCGACGTGTCAGCCACCGCGACGGGCGGAGAGCCCGAGGGCGACGACCGCTTCGTCATCCACTTCACCCCGAGGGACCTCGAGTACCGGCGGCTGGGCCCGGGGTACGAGAACACCGTCCGGGTGTTCGTGGACTGGCAGGAGCTGACGCCCTCCACCGACACGGGCGAGGGCGTCGGCTACTCCCTCTGGGACAACGAGCAGATGGGCACCTACACGCTGCGGTTGTGGGGCGTGAACTACACCGCGCACCTCTCCGTCTGGATGGGAGGCGCCGTGGTGCTGGACAACTCCATCGCCTTCATCCTGGAGAACCCCCAGGACCTGAGGAACGCGACGCCCGCGGACCAGACGGCGAAGCAACGGTCCGAGGCGGAGCCCCTGCCCGGCCGCAAGTGCGGCGCGAGTGGTGGGTTGCTCGGCCTGTTCCTCGCGCTGCCCCTGCTGGGGTGGTGGCGCATTCCCCGTAAGCCGTACCGGGCGCCGCACAAGCGCTCCACCGAATGA